The following coding sequences lie in one Lolium perenne isolate Kyuss_39 chromosome 2, Kyuss_2.0, whole genome shotgun sequence genomic window:
- the LOC127332045 gene encoding uncharacterized protein → MERDGVDMHIMMFLCANGIPFNVLRSPQYPEMVAAIQKAPKGYKPPAYEKARTTLLDACKRKVETDLDPVRQTWYSHGVSIVSDGWTNMKNQPLINVMASNSCGSMFLYAEDFSGQEKTGEAIAEFLLQAIEEIGPANVLQVVTDNASNCKVAGREIQKVHKHIFWSPCVVHTLNLIFKDFANQFAWMVDTYQTGKVIVKFFRNHQHFQALFRKNSDLDLLKVSKTRFASHYILLKRLMDVRETLTTTVVTSKWKELVRDADVQTRAAANAIAQNIMDEAFWDEINIILDITRPLYMVIKFSDGEGPKSGDIYEKMDNMLGEIQDVMTNEDNPHKDDWPEVNNIILDRWGKMNWNFHCLAFALSPKYYDQAYLATLAPGGGKRKAPNDDKEVMQGVMQALNRIAEDQKEYALLREEFNTFIMKKGLYALSAVQADAAAMNAIDWWFTYGSETPNLSEVAKKVLSQPISSSSAERNWSTYSFIHSVKRNKLNTKTADKLVYIHANERLRRRFTEGYNSGPHYKWDIDPDNSLLEESSLKLEQLRWSSLEDNRTH, encoded by the exons ATGGAAAGAGATGGAGTGGACATGCATATAATGATGTTTCTTTGTGCTAATGGAATTCCTTTTAATGTCTTGAGGAGTCCACAATACCCTGAAATGGTAGCAGCCATTCAGAAAGCTCCGAAGGGATACAAACCTCCTGCCTATGAGAAGGCCAGAACTACCCTTTTAGATGCATGTAAGAGAAAGGTGGAAACTGACTTAGATCCGGTTAGGCAGACATG GTATTCCCATGGTGTCTCCATCGTTTCTGATGGGTGGACAAATATGAAGAACCAACCTTTAATCAATGTCATGGCATCAAACAGTTGTGGTTCAATGTTCCTGTATGCTGAAGACTTCTCCGGACAAGAGAAGACAGGTGAAGCCATTGCAGAATTTTTGCTGCAAGCTATTGAAGAGATTGGCCCAGCTAATGTCCTTCAGGTCGTCACTGATAATGCATCTAATTGCAAAGTTGCGGGTAGAGAAATCCAGAAA GTGCATAAGCATATATTTTGGTCCCCATGTGTGGTGCACACACTGAATCTTATATTCAAAGATTTCGCAAATCAGTTTGCTTGGATGGTTGACACATACCAGACTGGAAAAGTAATTGTGAAGTTCTTTAGGAACCACCAACACTTTCAAGCTCTCTTTAGAAAGAACTCTGACTTGGATCTGTTAAAGGTCTCAAAAACAAGATTTGCATCTCACTATATTTTGCTTAAGAGGCTTATGGATGTCCGAGAGACACTTACTACTACCGTTGTCACAAGCAAGTGGAAGGAATTGGTGAGGGATGCTGATGTGCAAACAAGAGCAGCAGCAAATGCGATTGCCCAGAATATCATGGATGAGGCATTTTGGGATGAGATTAACATCATCCTTGATATCACAAGACCATTGTACATGGTAATCAAGTTCAGCGATGGAGaaggtccaaaatctggtgatatttATGAAAAAATGGACAATATGCTTGGCGAGATACAAGATGTCATGACAAACGAAGATAACCCTCACAAGGATGATTGGCCCGAGGTAAACAACATTATTCTTGATCGGTGGGGAAAGATGAATTGGAACTTCCATTGCTTAGCATTCGCTCTTTCTCCAAAATACTATGATCAAGCATATCTTGCAACTCTTGCTCCTGGTGGTGGTAAAAGGAAAGCTCCAAATGATGACAAGGAGGTTATGCAAGGTGTTATGCAGGCCCTTAATAGAATTGCAGAAGACCAAAAGGAATATGCTCTTTTACGTGAAGAATTCAACACATTTATAATGAAGAAAGGTTTGTATGCATTGTCGGCTGTTCAAGCTGATGCAGCAGCAATGAATGCCATTGACTGGTGGTTCACTTATGGCTCCGAAACTCCAAATTTAAGCGAGGTGGCAAAGAAAGTGTTGTCTCAGCCAATAAGTAGCTCCTCTGCTGAAAGAAATTGGAGTACCTACTCATTTATACACAGTGTAAAGAGAAACAAGTTGAATACAAAGACAGCTGATAAGCTTGTCTATATTCATGCAAACGAGCGACTCAGGAGAAGGTTTACAGAGGGCTACAATTCAGGACCGCATTATAAGTGGGATATTGATCCTGATAATAGCTTACTGGAGGAGTCAAGCTTGAAGCTTGAGCAGCTGCGTTGGTCTTCCTTGGAGGACAATAGAACCCATTGA
- the LOC139835148 gene encoding uncharacterized protein: MRLKKPDLSQPQPSLPEYFGTYAEDVENYCEMVRHRHPEVDDPMSAEVDEESLVLSSGGLPHGRLAMLNKAVKHTLTTTFTRLKAGLTKDSPPLPPRRRARQQPAYDPDFEAAYVVAHQEYQVAFNQHQQHFMEYMAYIHASMVANQTGQTVDLGPMPPFPGPAPNMPSKENFAAEYYGRTTGTGCSGNQGGGREITPVHHGGPSPGATPGTSPGTSPGPSPGGSSAASTGRNRPVFSGDELL, encoded by the exons atgcggcttaagaagcccgatctctcgcagcctcagccctcgctccctgagtacttcggcacctacgccgaggacgtcgagaactactgcgagatggtgaggcatcgtcacccggaggtggatgaccccatgagcgcggaggtcgacgaggagtcgttggtcctgtcgtccggagggttgccgcatggccgtctcgccatgctgaacaaggccgtcaagcataccctcaccacgaccttcacgcgtctcaaggcgggactcaccaaggacagcccccctctcccgcctcgtcgccgggctcggcaacaacccgcatacgac cctgacttcgaggcggcctacgtggtcgctcatcaagaatatcaggtggccttcaaccagcaccagcagcacttcatggagtacatggcatatatacat gcgtcgatggtggccaatcaaactggacagacagtggatttagggccgatgcctccctttccggggccggcgccaaacatgccatcgaaggaaaatttcgctgcggagtactatgggagaacaacg ggaacgggatgttccggaaaccagggtggtgggagggagatcacaccggttcatcatggtggtccttctcccggtgctacacccggtacttctcccggtacttctcccggtccttctcccggtggttcttccgcagcttctaccggaaggaatcggccggtgtttagcggcgacgagctcctctag